From a single Lolium rigidum isolate FL_2022 chromosome 7, APGP_CSIRO_Lrig_0.1, whole genome shotgun sequence genomic region:
- the LOC124674789 gene encoding transcription factor NIGTH1-like: MGLDVGEIGMGADLSLDLKMFAAKSLGRVRDAPAAAMDECIRRLEEEKGKIEVFRRELPLCARLLADVIDVMKKEVEEKRRGGDQEKGKEDAGAGDKSNWMSTAQLWTGDSGRCDDASEKQAERGSSSETKSNSGQVLPFKAVGSGAPAFVAPSLRKDDKAYQARMSDLPFLSPAPVRTSPAAATGGAEENRRQVVGFAQEAARAAAALPPAAPALNLQPQSQQTAQQQQQARKARRCWSPELHRQFVTALHQLGGPQVATPKQIRELMKVDGLTNDEVKSHLQKYRLHNRRTPGSPIPNRPIVLMGGLWITQEQSSSQSAGSPPGPLHFSNSGVAVSSAATVSGEEEDGRSESYSWK; encoded by the exons ATGGGTCTGGATGTTGGGGAGATCGGCATGGGCGCGGATTTGAGCTTGGATTTGAAGATGTTCGCCGCCAAGAGCCTGGGGCGGGTCAGGGACGCGCCGGCGGCCGCCATGGACGAATGCATCCGGAggctggaggaggagaaggggaaaaTCGAGGTTTTCCGGCGCGAGCTCCCGCTTTGTGCGCGCCTCCTCGCCGACG TGATTGATGTGATGAagaaggaggtggaggagaagagaAGAGGTGGTGATCAGGAAAAGGGCAAGGAGGACGCCGGCGCTGGCGACAAGAGCAACTGGATGAGCACCGCGCAGCTTTGGACCGGAGATTCAGGCCGATGCGACGACGCTTCCGAG AAGCAAGCTGAGAGGGGAAGCTCGTCGGAGACGAAGTCTAACAGCGGCCAGGTCTTGCCGTTCAAGGCCGTGGGCTCCGGCGCGCCGGCGTTCGTGGCGCCGAGTTTGAGGAAGGATGACAAGGCTTACCAGGCGCGGATGTCGGATCTGCCGTTTCTGTCGCCAGCACCAGTCAGGACCTCTCCGGCTGCTGCTACCGGCGGCGCCGAAGAAAACCGACGGCAGGTCGTGGGATTTGCGCAAGAAGCCGCGAGGGCCGCCGCGGCGCTGCCACCGGCTGCCCCTGCGCTTAACCTCCAGCCTCAGTCACAGCAGACagcacaacagcagcagcaaGCGAGGAAGGCGCGGCGGTGCTGGTCACCGGAGCTGCACCGCCAGTTCGTCACTGCCCTGCACCAACTCGGTGGCCCTCAAG TTGCTACTCCAAAGCAAATCAGGGAGCTGATGAAGGTGGATGGCCTGACCAATGATGAAGTGAAGAGCCATCTCCAG AAGTATCGTCTGCACAACCGAAGGACGCCTGGATCTCCGATTCCCAACCGGCCGATCGTGCTCATGGGAGGACTCTGGATCACTCAGGAACAAAGCAGCTCCCAATCAGCGGGGTCACCTCCGGGGCCGCTACATTTCTCAAACTCAGGTGTAGCAGTCTCATCGGCGGCGACAGtcagcggcgaggaggaagatggcAGATCCGAGAGCTATAGCTGGAAATGA